A section of the Hevea brasiliensis isolate MT/VB/25A 57/8 chromosome 17, ASM3005281v1, whole genome shotgun sequence genome encodes:
- the LOC110634570 gene encoding dihydroceramide fatty acyl 2-hydroxylase FAH1, which produces MVAQGFTVDLNKPLVFQVGHLGEAYEEWVHQPIVSKEGPRFFESEFWEFLTRTVWWAIPVIWLPVVCWCISMSVQMGHTPSEIALMVGFGIFIWTLLEYSLHRFLFHIKTKSYWWNTIHYLLHGCHHKHPMDGLRLVFPPAATAVLCVPFWNLVQLISTPSIAPALFGGGLLGYVMYDCTHYYLHHGQPSSGVPKDLKKYHLNHHFRIQNMGFGITSSLWDKVFGTLPPVKVVEKSR; this is translated from the exons ATGGTTGCACAGGGCTTCACTGTTGATCTCAATAAGCCTCTTGTCTTCCAG GTTGGTCATCTGGGAGAAGCTTATGAGGAATGGGTTCACCAGCCCATTGTAAGCAAGGAGGGCCCTCGATTTTTTGAGAGTGAGTTTTGGGAG TTCCTGACTCGTACAGTCTGGTGGGCAATTCCAGTTATTTGGCTGCCAGTTGTATGCTGGTGCATCTCAATGTCTGTACAAATGGGCCACACACCTTCTGAGATAGCCTTAATGGTGGGTTTTGGCATTTTTATCTGGACATTGTTGGAATACAGTTTACACCGCTTCCTTTTCCACATCAAAACAAAGAGTTATTG GTGGAACACCATACACTATCTTCTTCATGGCTGCCATCATAAGCACCCTATGGATGGTTTGCGGCTTGTTTTTCCTCCAGCTGCTACAGCTGTTCTGTGTGTGCCA TTCTGGAACTTGGTTCAACTTATATCCACTCCCTCAATTGCTCCTGCTCTGTTTGGAGGTGGTTTATTGGGTTATGTTATGTATGATTGCACTCATTACTACTTGCATCATGGTCAGCCTTCAAGTGGAGTACCAAAAGATCTCAAG AAATaccacttgaatcatcacttcaGGATCCAGAATATGGGATTTGGAATTACTTCGTCGCTATGGGACAAGGTGTTTGGAACACTTCCTCCAGTGAAAGTGGTTGAAAAGAGTAGATAA